One window from the genome of Eucalyptus grandis isolate ANBG69807.140 chromosome 7, ASM1654582v1, whole genome shotgun sequence encodes:
- the LOC104452960 gene encoding NAC domain-containing protein 53, with product METRIYPISLDVKEIALSLQRAIVGYGFRPTEEELINYMKLEVPGRRESFCIIPTLDDIYKVNPWDLPAKFKENSIIPSNDQEWWFICPRMQTQRISRKTPCGYSWKITGSHKDIKAGNDDKKIGSKIPLIFQDGVQTNWVIHEYHLLDNDFNRNYVLCHLKRRRDEKADNSSIASDHGANYLVDLESYLHQPDHEGSFPEYSIQAMMGSLIEESPTVMDFTLDNGHTDDYSQLLPETGKEDEYMLFEDLFDADFFHGDEMQIQDGQTSNLHNEPPVLMKHQRTQTIDSLPGVVPLDGKKGMVENKFSSPLVVPKKPMALPVYTASVKYNGKDEVPRFRNVRQETVAQSIKPECIYLDETAARTKSGQISIMENRRTQTIGSIHGVFPLEQKKAIIQSKLNSSHVSSAKPMELLSKPMTPKMPEPQKFMSMKN from the exons atGGAAACTAGGATCTATCCAATTAGCCTTGATGTCAAGGAGATTGCGCTATCGCTTCAGCGGGCAATTGTCGGCTACGGATTCCGTCCAACCGAGGAGGAACTGATCAATTACATGAAGTTGGAAGTACCCGGAAGGAGGGAGAGTTTCTGCATTATTCCGACGCTAGATGACATCTATAAGGTTAATCCATGGGATTTACCAGCCAAATTCAAGG AGAATTCTATCATTCCATCCAATGATCAAGAGTGGTGGTTCATTTGTCCACGGATGCAGACCCAGCGGATTAGCAGGAAAACACCGTGTGGTTATTCTTGGAAGATCACTGGTTCACATAAAGATATTAAGGCAGGAAATGACGACAAAAAGATCGGTTCCAAGATACCGTTAATCTTCCAGGATGGCGTCCAGACCAACTGGGTCATCCACGAATATCATCTACTCGACAATGAT TTCAATCGAAATTATGTTCTGTGTCACTTAAAGCGGAGACGAGATGAGAAGGCTGATAACTCAAGCATAGCATCGGACCATGGAGCCAACTACCTGGTGGATTTGGAATCGTATCTTCATCAACCTGATCATGAGGGCTCATTTCCTGAG TATTCGATCCAAGCAATGATGGGGTCCCTGATTGAGGAGAGTCCGACTGTTATGGACTTCACATTGGACAATGGCCATACTGATGATTATAGCCAATTGTTGCCCGAAACAGGTAAAGAGGATGAATACATGCTATTTGAAGATCTTTTTGATGCCGACTTCTTCCATGGAGACGAAATGCAAATACAG GATGGCCAAACATCTAACTTGCATAATGAGCCTCCTGTGCTGATGAAGCATCAGCGAACACAGACAATTGACTCACTCCCAGGTGTTGTTCCCCTTGACGGAAAGAAAGGCATGGTGGAGAATAAGTTCAGCAGCCCCCTTGTTGTTCCTAAGAAGCCTATGGCACTTCCTGTATACACTGCGAGTGTAAAATATAATGGCAAGGATGAAGTGCCGAGGTTTAGAAATGTTAGACAGGAAACAGTTGCTCAAAGTATCAAACCAGAATGCATATATTTGGATGAAACTGCAGCCAGAACAAAG AGTGGCCAAATATCTATAATGGAGAATCGCCGAACACAAACAATTGGGTCAATCCATGGTGTTTTTCCTCTTGAGCAAAAGAAAGCCATCATACAGAGTAAACTCAACAGCTCACATGTTTCCTCAGCCAAACCTATGGAGCTTCTGAGCAAGCCCATGACTCCAAAAATGCCCGAGCCCCAAAAATTTATGTCAATGAAGAACTGA